A genomic window from Silene latifolia isolate original U9 population chromosome Y, ASM4854445v1, whole genome shotgun sequence includes:
- the LOC141629369 gene encoding uncharacterized protein LOC141629369 translates to MTNDGIPQSSKSSFHPAYSVSNIKNYVQITLETENVHYASWAELFLNTASAFDVLDHLVPPKDTVIDKDATWKRLDAIVKQWIYSTISVDLLHTILEPGSTAQAAWDRLKDIFNDNKHSRAVLLE, encoded by the coding sequence ATGACTAACGACGGTATTCCCCAATCCTCTAAGTCTTCCTTTCATCCCGCTTACTCCGTCTCGAACATCAAGAATTATGTTCAAATCACTCTTGAAACCGAGAACGTTCACTATGCATCTTGGGCCGAATTGTTCTTAAACACGGCTAGCGCGTTTGATGTGCTCGACCATCTTGTTCCTCCTAAGGACACGGTGATCGACAAGGATGCTACCTGGAAGCGTCTCGATGCTATAGTCAAGCAATGGATCTATAGCACCATCTCCGTCGACCTCCTTCATACGATTCTTGAACCCGGCTCTACTGCTCAAGCCGCGTGGGATCGTCTGAAAGATATTTTCAACGACAATAAACACTCCCGGGCCGTCCTGTTAGAGTAG